From Apium graveolens cultivar Ventura chromosome 9, ASM990537v1, whole genome shotgun sequence, the proteins below share one genomic window:
- the LOC141687514 gene encoding uncharacterized protein LOC141687514 isoform X1 — MDSQMKKKARLKSCTNSNQDTKTGVDRISSLPDQLLHHILSFSDARLAVQTSVLSKRWKLTWTTLPFLNFASSSKHTDFTSDIKFIDKLLSRRNPDSDVLKLNLFFFHFAPEVRTPLVDKFIDYAITHNVRNLNVDVPGADYLEAIKLSNPNYLYSNTLRELVLKLPFCKFPEKSDCCWHLPALTTLHLIRPVYSKPYKLPISYLVCLPSLRTLLLDGFELPNSISLPALQTFILHAVRFPKNMSEFCRVFQALGNLRSLTLFFWATLRADFVIDCPKLVNLEISYCTNRSGKSIVTSNYGKIKVLAPKIRNFSAVGIFPIKFGVLLLENVSIQLPDGAGVETGAPSEAKLNFYDQVSDMFRALSGANILTLDLKTIEALSALSDILVSSSSPFFCLKHVKVPHGFEESSMSSYLKWYLLGHSSEGTIVTTLPQKNIISHGEAAFVTAQDMVLDEPFTTQTKVLVGSKKLHKKVCVDTLATGVQEEHMVKNSVVNADRVTHTGVPVEGTGNDRVSSSRMDRSFGLWRGHEVNSEFESLLDIIMNKYPETFEHFTTTNKKLCTVKLNMLCSSVNVFTKISMSQVDTEMILEHRSVFAALQNLGFNVSWLVNRLNYIEQLRFSQPLLPELHAIDAHIDNAKSRLHDLQILIDDAKIELQDLHTIRAEKMQEIQKAFGTMGTNLLVGCIGDDLLYVP, encoded by the exons ATGGATTCTCAGATGAAGAAGAAAGCGAGATTGAAAAGTTGTACTAATTCAAACCAAGACACCAAAACAGGAGTAGACAGGATCAGCAGTTTGCCAGATCAACTACTTCATCACATTCTCTCCTTCTCGGATGCGAGATTAGCAGTTCAAACCAGCGTTCTCTCTAAACGATGGAAGCTTACGTGGACTACTCTCCCGTTTCTCAATTTCGCTAGCTCTAGTAAGCACACTGACTTTACTTCCGACATCAAGTTTATTGACAAACTTCTCTCTCGTCGAAACCCTGATTCGGATGTATTGAAACTCAATCTTTTCTTTTTTCATTTCGCCCCGGAAGTTAGGACTCCTTTGGTTGACAAGTTTATTGATTATGCAATTACACACAATGTTCGAAACTTAAATGTAGATGTTCCAGGTGCTGATTATCTTGAGGCTATTAAATTATCGAACCCTAACTATCTTTATTCTAACACTCTAAGGGAACTCGTATTGAAGCTACCCTTTTGTAAATTCCCGGAGAAATCAGATTGTTGTTGGCATTTACCTGCTTTAACAACTCTTCATTTGATACGCCCTGTTTATTCGAAACCCTACAAGTTACCTATATCGTATTTGGTCTGCTTGCCTTCTTTGCGGACTCTGTTACTTGATGGTTTCGAGTTACCAAATTCTATTAGCTTGCCTGCTTTACAAACTTTCATATTGCATGCTGTACGATTCCCCAAAAATATGAGTGAGTTCTGCCGGGTCTTCCAGGCACTTGGCAATCTTCGGAGTCTCACATTGTTTTTCTGGGCAACCTTAAGGGCTGATTTTGTTATAGATTGTCCCAAGTTGGTCAACCTGGAAATTAGTTACTGCACTAACAGATCCGGCAAGAGTATTGTAACTAGTAATTACGGCAAAATCAAGGTTTTGGCACCGAAAATACGCAATTTCAGTGCTGTTGGCATCTTTCCAATCAAATTCGGAGTTCTGCTGTTGGAGAATGTGAGTATACAATTACCAGATGGTGCTGGAGTCGAGACTGGTGCACCTTCCGAGGCGAAGCTAAATTTTTATGACCAGGTTTCTGACATGTTTAGGGCACTAAGTGGTGCAAACATTCTTACTCTTGACTTAAAGACTATCGAG GCACTTTCTGCTCTTTCAGATATTCTTGTCAGTTCTTCATCTCCATTCTTTTGTTTAAAGCATGTGAAGGTACCACATGGATTTGAAGAATCAAGTATGTCCTCTTACCTCAAATGGTACCTACTCGGTCACTCTTCGGAAGGCACCATTGTTACTACATTGCCTCAG AAAAACATAATTTCACATGGAGAAGCAGCTTTTGTGACAGCTCAGGACATGGTGTTAGATGAGCCCTTTACAACTCAAACCAAGGTATTGGTTGGCTCTAAAAAATTGCATAAGAAAGTTTGTGTGGACACCTTGGCCACAGGGGTGCAAGAAGAGCACATGGTGAAGAATTCTGTAGTAAATGCTGATAGAGTTACACATACTGGTGTTCCAGTTGAAGGTACTGGCAATGACCGGGTGAGCTCTTCTAGGATGGATAGAAGTTTTGGGTTATGGCGGGGCCATGAAGTCAACTCTGAATTTGAAAGTCTACTCGATATTATTATGAATAAGTACCCAGAAACCTTTGAGCACTTTACTACGACAAACAAGAAGTTGTGTACAGTGAAGCTAAATATGTTATGCAGCTCAGTAAATGTCTTTACCAAAATCTCTATGAGTCAGGTTGATACTGAGATGATTCTTGAGCACAGGTCTGTCTTTGCTGCCTTGCAGAATTTAGGATTCAATGTGAGTTGGCTTGTGAATCGTCTGAACTATATAGAACAGCTCCGGTTTTCACAGCCCCTACTTCCCGAGCTTCATGCAATAGACGCTCATATTGACAATGCCAAAAGTAGATTACATGATTTGCAGATTCTTATTGATGATGCCAAAATAGAGTTGCAAGATCTACATACTATTCGCGCTGAGAAGATGCAAGAGATTCAGAAAGCTTTTGGAACTATGGGTACAAACCTTCTTGTTGGATGCATAGGAGATGATCTATTGTATGTTCCCTAA
- the LOC141687514 gene encoding uncharacterized protein LOC141687514 isoform X2 → MDSQMKKKARLKSCTNSNQDTKTGVDRISSLPDQLLHHILSFSDARLAVQTSVLSKRWKLTWTTLPFLNFASSSKHTDFTSDIKFIDKLLSRRNPDSDVLKLNLFFFHFAPEVRTPLVDKFIDYAITHNVRNLNVDVPGADYLEAIKLSNPNYLYSNTLRELVLKLPFCKFPEKSDCCWHLPALTTLHLIRPVYSKPYKLPISYLVCLPSLRTLLLDGFELPNSISLPALQTFILHAVRFPKNMSEFCRVFQALGNLRSLTLFFWATLRADFVIDCPKLVNLEISYCTNRSGKSIVTSNYGKIKVLAPKIRNFSAVGIFPIKFGVLLLENVSIQLPDGAGVETGAPSEAKLNFYDQVSDMFRALSGANILTLDLKTIEHVKVPHGFEESSMSSYLKWYLLGHSSEGTIVTTLPQKNIISHGEAAFVTAQDMVLDEPFTTQTKVLVGSKKLHKKVCVDTLATGVQEEHMVKNSVVNADRVTHTGVPVEGTGNDRVSSSRMDRSFGLWRGHEVNSEFESLLDIIMNKYPETFEHFTTTNKKLCTVKLNMLCSSVNVFTKISMSQVDTEMILEHRSVFAALQNLGFNVSWLVNRLNYIEQLRFSQPLLPELHAIDAHIDNAKSRLHDLQILIDDAKIELQDLHTIRAEKMQEIQKAFGTMGTNLLVGCIGDDLLYVP, encoded by the exons ATGGATTCTCAGATGAAGAAGAAAGCGAGATTGAAAAGTTGTACTAATTCAAACCAAGACACCAAAACAGGAGTAGACAGGATCAGCAGTTTGCCAGATCAACTACTTCATCACATTCTCTCCTTCTCGGATGCGAGATTAGCAGTTCAAACCAGCGTTCTCTCTAAACGATGGAAGCTTACGTGGACTACTCTCCCGTTTCTCAATTTCGCTAGCTCTAGTAAGCACACTGACTTTACTTCCGACATCAAGTTTATTGACAAACTTCTCTCTCGTCGAAACCCTGATTCGGATGTATTGAAACTCAATCTTTTCTTTTTTCATTTCGCCCCGGAAGTTAGGACTCCTTTGGTTGACAAGTTTATTGATTATGCAATTACACACAATGTTCGAAACTTAAATGTAGATGTTCCAGGTGCTGATTATCTTGAGGCTATTAAATTATCGAACCCTAACTATCTTTATTCTAACACTCTAAGGGAACTCGTATTGAAGCTACCCTTTTGTAAATTCCCGGAGAAATCAGATTGTTGTTGGCATTTACCTGCTTTAACAACTCTTCATTTGATACGCCCTGTTTATTCGAAACCCTACAAGTTACCTATATCGTATTTGGTCTGCTTGCCTTCTTTGCGGACTCTGTTACTTGATGGTTTCGAGTTACCAAATTCTATTAGCTTGCCTGCTTTACAAACTTTCATATTGCATGCTGTACGATTCCCCAAAAATATGAGTGAGTTCTGCCGGGTCTTCCAGGCACTTGGCAATCTTCGGAGTCTCACATTGTTTTTCTGGGCAACCTTAAGGGCTGATTTTGTTATAGATTGTCCCAAGTTGGTCAACCTGGAAATTAGTTACTGCACTAACAGATCCGGCAAGAGTATTGTAACTAGTAATTACGGCAAAATCAAGGTTTTGGCACCGAAAATACGCAATTTCAGTGCTGTTGGCATCTTTCCAATCAAATTCGGAGTTCTGCTGTTGGAGAATGTGAGTATACAATTACCAGATGGTGCTGGAGTCGAGACTGGTGCACCTTCCGAGGCGAAGCTAAATTTTTATGACCAGGTTTCTGACATGTTTAGGGCACTAAGTGGTGCAAACATTCTTACTCTTGACTTAAAGACTATCGAG CATGTGAAGGTACCACATGGATTTGAAGAATCAAGTATGTCCTCTTACCTCAAATGGTACCTACTCGGTCACTCTTCGGAAGGCACCATTGTTACTACATTGCCTCAG AAAAACATAATTTCACATGGAGAAGCAGCTTTTGTGACAGCTCAGGACATGGTGTTAGATGAGCCCTTTACAACTCAAACCAAGGTATTGGTTGGCTCTAAAAAATTGCATAAGAAAGTTTGTGTGGACACCTTGGCCACAGGGGTGCAAGAAGAGCACATGGTGAAGAATTCTGTAGTAAATGCTGATAGAGTTACACATACTGGTGTTCCAGTTGAAGGTACTGGCAATGACCGGGTGAGCTCTTCTAGGATGGATAGAAGTTTTGGGTTATGGCGGGGCCATGAAGTCAACTCTGAATTTGAAAGTCTACTCGATATTATTATGAATAAGTACCCAGAAACCTTTGAGCACTTTACTACGACAAACAAGAAGTTGTGTACAGTGAAGCTAAATATGTTATGCAGCTCAGTAAATGTCTTTACCAAAATCTCTATGAGTCAGGTTGATACTGAGATGATTCTTGAGCACAGGTCTGTCTTTGCTGCCTTGCAGAATTTAGGATTCAATGTGAGTTGGCTTGTGAATCGTCTGAACTATATAGAACAGCTCCGGTTTTCACAGCCCCTACTTCCCGAGCTTCATGCAATAGACGCTCATATTGACAATGCCAAAAGTAGATTACATGATTTGCAGATTCTTATTGATGATGCCAAAATAGAGTTGCAAGATCTACATACTATTCGCGCTGAGAAGATGCAAGAGATTCAGAAAGCTTTTGGAACTATGGGTACAAACCTTCTTGTTGGATGCATAGGAGATGATCTATTGTATGTTCCCTAA